The following proteins come from a genomic window of Palaemon carinicauda isolate YSFRI2023 chromosome 12, ASM3689809v2, whole genome shotgun sequence:
- the LOC137650951 gene encoding uncharacterized protein gives MSEATIPACAEPLLSSWISRYDVPDDITMDQGFAFLSEIWLSLANLMGMTLHSTTAHNRTSNGMVKRTHRTVTAALMARCTGEHCKAQLPWIFLGLCTALRADGEPSSAEKVYGEALTVPGEFLQATSYNTKPNHLRASP, from the coding sequence atgtcTGAAGCCACCATCCCAGCCTGCGCCGAACCTCTCCTGTCGAGTTGGATCAGCCGCTACGATGTTCCCGACGATATCACGATGGACCAAGGTTTTgccttcttgtcagagatctggctctccctggcaaacctgatggggatgacactccacagcaccacggcacaCAACCGTACCTCAAACGGCATGGTCAAGAGAACTCATCGCACAGTCACGGCAGCTTTGATGGCGAGATGTACGGGCGAACATTGTAAAGCGCAACTCCCATGGATCTTCCTTGGACTTTGCACTGCTCTCCGGGCAGATGGCGAACCTTCCTCTGCGGAGAAGGTCTATGGCGAGGCGCTTACAGTCCCTGGTGAGTTCCTCCAAGCAACTTCCTACAACACAAAGCCTAATCACCTGAGAGCCAgcccctga